From a single Amphiprion ocellaris isolate individual 3 ecotype Okinawa chromosome 18, ASM2253959v1, whole genome shotgun sequence genomic region:
- the trim8b gene encoding E3 ubiquitin-protein ligase TRIM8b, translated as MPACTTMMASDMAETWRNCFEEELICPICLHVFSDPIQLPCKHNFCRGCISEAWAKDSSLARCPECNHAYTQKPSLEKNHKLSNIVEKYNALSVEKATTPALQCILCRRGPPLPAVKVCLRCNAPCCQSHVQTHLQQPCSALGHVLVEAEAVKAWTCPQHDEYRLYHCEAEQTAVCQYCCFARCHPSHGHAVTDVELRRNDIRQNLLRQQERVDERVQEIEEQLCKLDSDKCVVEDRVCELKEEVRLQYQRMHQLLEEDLGRTLEALDRAQARFCQENAAQVLVLGEQRHEAQKLLSSIHTAFSKAEELSFMKNTKPVKILTDRSQACVGSSLPPYKVGNLNSKLFLSEITKREKSLKRTLEAPLTPPSTFLQSVPAYPSGQSSASGAEKRKHSTAFPEGNGSAGKNAALGFKDSSSSSSSSSSSLAKQPYLGSGSASGEGQSTNQQPLGPCGPPHISESGGTGSGSGSLTNHHSGSVFSSSHFTPGGSSSSHSSQQAVLPQYGGRKILVCTMDNCYCSGVPSVSGHRSHPPYPRSGSFPWVSAQDYPPPPGLASGGPSMQGLAVRDWIDASQTHRHADFYGLYGQPSTKHYVTS; from the exons ATGCCTGCCTGCACCACCATGATGGCCTCTGACATGGCTGAGACGTGGAGGAACTGTTTCGAGGAGGAGCTCATCTGCCCCATCTGCCTGCACGTTTTCTCAGATCCCATCCAGCTGCCCTGCAAGCACAACTTCTGCCGGGGCTGCATCAGCGAGGCCTGGGCCAAAGACTCCTCGCTGGCCCGCTGCCCCGAGTGCAATCACGCTTACACGCAGAAACCAAGCCTGGAGAAGAACCACAAACTGTCCAACATAGTCGAGAAGTACAATGCCCTGAGCGTGGAGAAGGCCACCACGCCGGCACTGCAGTGCATCCTGTGCCGCCGAGGCCCGCCGCTCCCCGCCGTCAAGGTGTGCCTGCGCTGCAATGCCCCGTGCTGCCAGTCCCACGTCCAGACGCACCTGCAGCAGCCCTGCTCGGCCCTCGGGCACGTGTTGGTGGAGGCGGAGGCGGTGAAGGCCTGGACCTGCCCACAGCACGACGAGTACAGGCTGTATCACTGCGAGGCCGAGCAGACAGCGGTCTGCCAGTACTGCTGCTTCGCCCGCTGCCACCCCAGCCACGGCCACGCCGTCACCGATGTGGAGCTGCGACGCAACGACATCAGA CAAAACCTGCTGAGGCAGCAGGAGCGTGTGGATGAACGAGTGCAGGAGATCGAAGAGCAGCTCTGCAAACTGGACTCTGACAAGTGTGTGGTGGAG GACAGGGTGTGCGAGCTGAAGGAGGAGGTGCGCCTGCAGTACCAGCGGATGCACCAGCTCCTGGAGGAGGATCTCGGTCGGACACTGGAGGCTCTGGATCGGGCTCAGGCTCGGTTCTGCCAGGAGAACGCTGCCCAGGTTCTGGTGCTGGGAGAGCAGCGCCATGAGGCCCAGAAGCTGCTGAGCTCCATCCACACGGCCTTCAGCAAGGCAGAGGAGCTGAGCTTCATGAAAAACACCAAGCCTGTGAAAATCCtcacagacag GTCTCAGGCATGTGTGGGCAGCAGCCTCCCTCCTTACAAAGTCGGGAATCTAAACTCCAAGCTTTTCCTCTCTGAGATCAcgaaaagagagaaaagcttGAAAAGAACACTTGAAG cTCCCCTCACTCCTCCCTCGACCTTCCTGCAGTCTGTTCCTGCATATCCCAGCGGTCAGAGCTCCGCCTCCGGAGCAGAGAAACGGAAACATTCCACTGCCTTCCCCGAGGGAAACGGGAGCGCCGGAAAAAACGCCGCTCTGGGTTTTAAAGactcgtcctcctcttcctcttcttcttcctcatcgTTAGCCAAGCAGCCCTACCTGGGCTCCGGCTCCGCCTCCGGAGAAGGCCAGTCCACCAATCAGCAGCCTCTCGGCCCCTGTGGTCCGCCGCACATCAGTGAGAGCGGCGGGACAGGAAGCGGCAGCGGCTCGTTGACCAACCACCATTCAGGATCCGTATTCAGCTCCTCACACTTCACcccaggaggcagcagctccTCGCACTCCTCCCAGCAGGCCGTGTTGCCTCAGTACGGCGGCCGCAAGATCCTAGTGTGTACCATGGATAACTGCTACTGCTCCGGAGTGCCCTCGGTGTCGGGCCACCGCAGCCATCCCCCATACCCGCGCTCGGGTTCCTTCCCCTGGGTCAGCGCCCAGGACTACCCCCCTCCTCCCGGCCTGGCTTCTGGAGGTCCGTCCATGCAGGGCCTGGCAGTGAGGGACTGGATAGATGCCTCACAGACGCACAGACATGCAGATTTCTACGGGCTGTACGGGCAGCCCTCTACAAAGCACTACGTCACCAGTTAA